One Pseudomonas fluorescens genomic region harbors:
- a CDS encoding CbtB domain-containing protein, producing the protein MSIITSTGSNTDKIASTATLSQRLTAAVLASILGASLVYFAGFSHIEAVHNAAHDTRHSAAFPCH; encoded by the coding sequence ATGTCGATCATCACCAGCACCGGCAGCAACACGGACAAAATCGCCAGCACCGCCACACTGAGCCAACGTCTGACCGCCGCCGTTCTTGCGTCAATCCTCGGCGCCAGCCTCGTCTACTTCGCCGGCTTCTCGCACATCGAAGCGGTGCACAACGCTGCTCACGATACCCGCCACAGCGCCGCGTTTCCGTGCCATTGA